DNA sequence from the Nicotiana tomentosiformis chromosome 3, ASM39032v3, whole genome shotgun sequence genome:
ATGCTTCTTGAAGTATTTGATTATCAAGAAAAATATCTATTGATCACGACATTATTTTATGTCTTGATCCCTTTGTAAATATCCCGAGAATTTATGGGATTTTTGAGACGACCTCAATTTGAGACCCCTTTTCAAAGGGTATTTGTTTATAGGAATAACCTAGGGTTAGGATAGAGTAGCCTCAAAATTAGGGTTTGTGTACAGTAGTCTCCAAGTAACCTTAATAGACTCCTAGAATTGGAGGAGTCCTCTCGTAAtatcttgaatttaggatttagcttGATCCGTTAAAATTCCGTTGTCTACACAGTTATCTACTCGAGTCATACCCATTCAGCACAGAACAACAATGAAATTGCAAAATTAAGAAGTATGAAGAGAACCAAAAAAAGTattgaaagaaaaaaagacaAAGAAGAGGAGCGGAagaaaaaagatgaagaaaaaaagATCCGAGGAAAAATCAGAAAAGAGCAGCGAAGAAGAAGAACTCCAATCTAACCTGATTCGAAGAGAATCTTCAAAAaaagtctaaaaaaataaaattactacCATTATCTATTTCTTTGTCTCTACTTGCTTTTAATCACACTCACAGATTTAACCCACAATAGCCATTGAATTGCGAAATTAGAAAGAGGAGAACCCGAAAGAAGCGCAGAAAGGAAAAACAGATGAAGGAAATGCGAAATTAATTGAAAGAGGAACATACCAGTAGGTAGAAGACCCAACAAGAACACAAACAAACATGAGAACAAGAGCACAGAGAAAGACTGTCGAAATTGTAGACGCTGAAGAAACATTCTTTGACAGTTCAGAGAAACAAAGGAAAATGCTAATGTTACACCTGTAGCAACATTCAATTTACACGTAGGTTGGCGTAAACAGTTATAAGACTCGTAAAATAAAATACGTATAAATGATGCAGAAATGTCAAAATTACCCTAAGCTTTTGTTCAAATGACGAGAAGCAGCCAGATCGAAATCTTGGCTCTTCTATAATATAGTAAAGTAATATGTGTGTGTGATGTAatcaaatatataaaattaattctCAGATGCATATGCAGAAATATTTAATATATTCTATCTCATTTAAGCTTACCAATATCAATTAGTATAAATTTACTAACTAGTTCCTACTATTAATAAGAGGGAGTTTGAGGAGCTTCAGGTCAACACGTCTGCTTGAGCAATTTGCTTAAAATCTGGGCCCACGAGTATATTCTTGTAATTGTAACAAAACTGAGCAATTCTATTGGCTTAAAAACTAGATTACTGTAGCTCCTTCATAAAATTTTTGTTGTACGGACTAATTTACCCTTTTGCTGATATGCAATCATCAAGCCAGACCAACTTTCCAACCCAACCTGCTTACTTTCTTCTTACTGTCCTCATTAATCACGTCACACGTGTCCTCATTGATTTAGTGCACATTTAAGATCATAAAACAAAAACCTCATTTTgtactctctctttttttttaacttcaaatcgaGTCACGATTTTATAACCACTTGAGAATAATCTTTGTAAAAGGGGGACTTTGCCTGACCTTTTACTACAAGAGTTGAACTTGGAAACCAAATTTAGAAAGCTAAAAGGCTAACACCAAAAAATAGTTACATAGTGACTATAAAGCTGTAAATTCAAGGTGGTTCATATGTGAGGGTGCTTGCTTTTTTTCTTCTTGAATCTAAATGAAGGAAGTTGTAGTCTATCGATATTTACCAAGCCTCTAACCTGCCCAGGTAGGCTACCAAAGTGATATATATCCAAAGATCTGTCAGATTGTGGCTAAGGGATGCCAATTTATCCGCAACACGATTTGCTTCTATATAGCAATGCCGAGTTTTAATATCATGAGTATTTACCAATAACTTTCTCTCTTCTACTGTATCATTGATTCTCCAAGGTGTATCATATTCTCCAATCACTGAGTTTTGAAGGTTGAGTGAGTCAGTTTCTCCTATGATTGAGTTAAAGCCATAGTTGATGCACCATATAAGGCCATAGAGCAATGCACTAGTTTCTGCAGTGTTACTGGTGCACTGTCCCAATGGCAATGAATATGCCATTATGAGACAACCATCACTCCCTCTCGCTATACCTCCTCGTCCGCAGTTGCCATCTAGACAGATCCATCATTGTTCAGCTTCACAATGAGAGGTGGTGGTTTGAGCCATTTTACCATAGTAAAGCAGTTCATCACCACCTGAACTTTATACATGTTACATAAATCTTCCCAATTGTTTCCAAAGTTGATCTTCTTGAAATGAGATTTGATAAGCTGAGTGATGTTGAAAGTAATCATCTCTTTGGATCTGTGAAATGATGGTTTTTCCATATCAAATATAGAGTTGCACCTAGACCTCCATAGCTCCCAAATGATGATAGGAGGCATGATTTTGTGCATGTAGCTAGCCATGGGATTTTCCCCCTTCCGTTTCCAACAATTGAGTATGAGAGTCCTCAGATTGTTGTTTCTATACTCAATGTCCAatctgccaataaaaaaattccaCACTTGTTGTGCATATTCACTACTATAGAATAAATGATCTGTAATTTTAGGTACTCGGATGTCACTGAAACAAGTACAACAACTGCACCTAGAGTCGATGACAATCCCAAGGTTAGAAATTCCCTCATCAGTGGAAACCTTGTTGTGAACAGCCCTCCATGACATAAAGGACATTTTGAAAGGAACACATATCTGCCAAATATTAGCGTCATAGCTAGAAACTCTCTTTATTTGCCTTAACAGATTTCATACACTTGATATAGTAAATTTGTCATTATTATTGCTAGTCCAGATTGTTGAATCCTCCTTTTGTTGGTTGATGAGAACCTGCAAGGAAGACAAAGAAGATAGGTAAGTTTTTATGTGGTCAGGGGTTGGTACCGAAGAACTGACCAATACCATTGGCCATCCTTAAGTACTTCATTGATCTTTATATTACTCAATATGGGATTTTCAGATTGAGTTTCAAAAAGAGGACCCTTGTCCATCCAATTGTCAAACCAGAAGCTGATATTGCCTTTTTTCAGTTTTCCAAAGTATGTTTTGCTCCACTTTAATTTTGATTGAATACATAACTTTCCAACTATAGGAATTTCTTTTCATCCAGTTTGTACAAACTGGATTGCTAGCATTACAGTACTTTGCTTTCATAAATTGAGCCCAAAGGGATTGGGTGATTCTGAATTTCCACCACTGCTTGGAATTGAAGGCATTGTAAATGTCTTCTAATTTCATGAATCATGTTCCTCCTTCCTCAAAAGTAAAATACAAAGTCTTCCATGCCACTCAATGGTGTTTCTCCCTATTTGCATGCCCTGACCAAAAATATCTGGCCAAATATGTCTCTATCAGTTCAAAGGATCCTTTGGGAGGATGCACCGAAGCAAGAGTATAAATATTGAGACCCAGGAGAACATGCTTGATGAGAACTACCCTTCCACATATTGATAAGAATTTCAAATGACATCCTTTGATTTTGTTAATGGCCTTGCTCACCATATCTGAGAATGTGGCAAGAGTTTTCCTCCCAGTATATATATAGGACACCCTAGGTACTtcatagaaaaattaccatgtcTCTTACCAAGAATTCTGCCAACTCTAGTAATAATGCTTATAGCAGTCTTAGGTGCCATTGTATAATAACTTTTGTATTTGTTGATCATTTGACCACTAATCTTCTCATATGATTCTAAAGTCGCTAGCACCAGTTTCAGAGTTTGCTTAATACCACTACAGAAAATAATTGTGTCATCAGCAAATGAAAGATGAGAAATATGTGGTCCATTATGAACCATATAATACCCTTTGAATATGTTGTTGTTATGGAGTCCATTGAGCATTAGGGAAAGCAGCTCCGCACAGTGAATAAAAAGTGAGGGTGAAAGAGGATCTCCTTGTCTGAGTCCTCTTTTAGACTTGAAGAATCCATGCCTGCTACCATTGACAATAAGAGAGTACTAGTAGTTGGATATGAAtctgtagatcatgtctatccaTACTTCAGCAAAACCAAGTTGTCTGAGCATGAAACATAAGAAAGGCCAGGACACTTTGTCATAAGCATTAGCCATGTCAAGCTTAATGACAAGATTTAGACCTTTTTTAGGCTTGCAAATGTTATTAACAATCTCTTGGGTCAGTAAGATATTCTCATTTATCGACCTTCCCTTGATAAAACTACTTTGATTAAGAGAAATAATCTTGGGCAAAATGAGGCCGAGTCTAGTATTTATGATCTTTGCAATTATCTTACTAGATACATTACAGAGACTGATTGGTCTGATATCTGAGAAACTTTGTGGAGAGTCTACTTTAGGAAGCATTATCAGGCAAGCGTGGGAGAAAAACCTAGGTAGAGTGGCACCGTTAAAGAATGCACCCACTGCCTTATGTATATCATAAGAAATTACTTCACATGCACTTTGATAGAATTTATCACTCAAGCCATTAGGGCCCGGTGCACTGTCAGGATCAATCGAGAATACACAATCTTTAACCTCCTAGAGGGAAGGCATAGCTGTCAAGAGCTTCAGTAACCACCTTCTTCACTACATTTAGAATTTGAGAGTCTTCTACAACAATATCAGCTTGAAACATCTTTTGAAAGAACTGGACAGCTGCACTTGCTACATCATTGGAGCCCTCTATCCATTctccttcctcattttttattttgaggaTAAAAAGCTTTCTTCTTCTATCCTTAAAAACTCCATGGAAGTAAGCTGTGTTGGCATCCCCTTCATCTAACCATTTGACCCTAGATTTTTGCCTTAGAACTTTCTCCTGAAGAATCAAGAAACTGGTGAATTCAGCTTTAGTTCTAGCCAACTTGGTCCTGATATCTTGAGTATTATTGGTAATAGATACCTCTTCAAGTTCCTTAATGAGCTTTTCCAGCTTCTTTGGTTCTTCATAAATATCACCAAAAGTAGTCTTTAACCATCTGCTCAGAGCACTGCATACTATTTTAGTCTTTTGGTGGAGGATATAAAGAGGATTCCCATGAACCTCTTCAACCCATGATTGTTGGATAACATTCAAGTATTCATCATGGTCCACCCATATattcaaaattttgaaatatttagTATGAGTAGGATCATACTTCCCACATTCTATCAGCAACGGGGCATGATCAGAGCATATCCTAGAGATATGTGTAACTTTAGTCTCCCCAAAAAGATCAAATCATTCAACATTGTATGTTAATTTGTCTAATCTCTTCCAAATTGTGTTGGGAGGGTCTCTATTATCACTCCAAGTGAAAACAGTTCCATGAAATCCACCATCTTGTAAATTGCAATCATTCAGACAAGAGAGgaaattaattccttcttgaatTCTATAGGGTAAGCCACCGAGCTTCTCCTCCGAGCTAATAGCTACATTAAAATCACCAACCACTCTCTGAGGGTCGTTAATGTTATTGGACGTGTTTCTGAGTTCATCCCTTAGAACATTTTTTTGATTTTCATCGCACTTGGAATACACAATGGTAATGTGAAATGAAATATTCCCACGAATTTGAGAAATTTGGAGTAAAACTTGTTGTTCTTTATCATCCAGGACATTGATTTTGTAATCAGCAGACCAAAAAATCCATATCTTTT
Encoded proteins:
- the LOC104091665 gene encoding uncharacterized protein yields the protein MVRARKIEKYKRMLGYQEYFHNYSKKIWIFWSADYKINVLDDKEQQVLLQISQIRGNISFHITIVYSKCDENQKNVLRDELRNTSNNINDPQRVVGDFNVAISSEEKLGGLPYRIQEGINFLSCLNDCNLQDGGFHGTVFTWKCGKYDPTHTKYFKILNIWVDHDEYLNVIQQSWVEEVHGNPLYILHQKTKIVCSALSRWLKTTFGDIYEEPKKLEKLIKELEEVSITNNTQDIRTKLARTKAEFTSFLILQEKVLRQKSRVKWLDEGDANTAYFHGVFKDRRRKLFILKIKNEEGEWIEGSNDVASAAVQFFQKMFQADIVVEDSQILNVVKKVVTEALDSYAFPLGG